A window of the Cicer arietinum cultivar CDC Frontier isolate Library 1 chromosome 6, Cicar.CDCFrontier_v2.0, whole genome shotgun sequence genome harbors these coding sequences:
- the LOC101503753 gene encoding uncharacterized GPI-anchored protein At4g28100-like: MKLTLSPKSPCCLKTLLLIFTTLSFPSYLSLPIPDAATVQQLTPNPSSQGTIPAFPEQADVSRCPLNLSDEHFNAIKNSCSSKSNKNHASDNNNELHRSRCCPVLAAWLYSAYSATALGTVTSSRHTTSYDMPLLPDDSETCEGNLGKALKLRGIELFQPNETCDVVYCYCGIRLHPLSCAESFKLTKSGNLVGDENVKMLERNCLSSSSNGVNGFPGLGGCSKCLHSLYLLRKKTSNSSKTLDRTTKIHNKDCELMGLTWLLAKNRTAYIHTVSLVLRALMLNSDGSDPQSCTLNSDGMPLAVDSSEMFDQSSSINLQPPIFLSLLFLYFVLVIMNFILLST; this comes from the exons ATGAAACTAACACTCTCTCCTAAATCACCATGCTGTTTGAAAACCCTTCTTCTGATCTTCACCACTCTTTCATTTCCTTCTTATCTTTCTCTCCCTATTCCTGATGCAGCAACAGTTCAACAACTCACACCAAATCCATCTTCACAAGGAACAATCCCTGCATTTCCAGAACAAGCTGATGTTTCAAGGTGCCCTTTGAATCTCTCAGATGAACACTTCAATGCAATAAAAAACTCATGCAGTTCCAAATCTAACAAAAATCATGCTTCTGATAATAACAATGAGCTTCATCGTAGTCGTTGTTGTCCTGTTCTTGCTGCTTGGCTTTATTCTGCTTATTCCGCAACTGCCCTTGGAACTGTCACTAGTAGTAGACACACTACTTCCTATGATATGCCTTTGTTGCCTGATGATTCTGAAACATGTGAGGGTAATTTGGGAAAAGCATTGAAACTTAGAGGGATTGAACTTTTTCAACCTAATGAGACTTGTGATGTGGTTTATTGTTATTGTGGTATTAGACTTCACCCTTTGAGCTGTGCTGAATCTTTTAAACTTACTAAAAGTGGAAAtcttgttggagatgaaaatgtGAAAATGTTGGAGAGAAATTGTTTGAGTAGTAGTAGCAATGGTGTTAATGGATTTCCTGGTTTAGGAGGTTGCTCTAAGTGCTTGCATAGCCTCTATTTG CTTAGAAAGAAGACTTCAAATTCAAGCAAAACATTAGATAGAACAACCAAGATTCATAACAAAGATTGTGAACTAATGGGGTTGACATGGCTTTTGGCTAAGAATAGGACAGCTTATATTCACACAGTTTCTTTGGTTCTTCGTGCATTGATGTTGAACTCTGATGGCTCTGATCCACAATCATGCACTCTCAATAGTGATGGAATGCCTCTAGCTGTTGATTCCTCTGAAATGTTTGATCAATCTTCATCAATCAACCTTCAACCACCAatctttctttctttgttatttCTATATTTTGTTCTAGTTATTATGAATTTCATTCTATTATCCACTTAA
- the LOC101504081 gene encoding protein MOTHER of FT and TFL1: MMAASVDPLVVGRVIGDVVDMFIPSVGMSVYFGPKHVTNGCDIKPSIAINPPRVTLTGNIDNLYTLVMTDPDAPSPSEPSMRELIHWIVVDIPGGTNPKRGKEILPYIGPKPPVGIHRFILVLFKQKGPMGLVEQPTSRVSFNTRYFASQLDLGLPVATVYFNSQKEPQAKRR; this comes from the exons ATGATGGCTGCCTCGGTTGATCCTTTGGTTGTTGGTCGTGTGATCGGAGATGTTGTTGACATGTTCATTCCATCTGTTGGCATGTCTGTTTATTTTGGTCCTAAACATGTCACTAATGGATGTGACATTAAGCCATCCATTGCTATCAACCCACCCAGAGTCACTCTCACTGGAAACATCGATAACCTCTACACTCTG GTTATGACTGATCCTGATGCACCAAGCCCCAGTGAACCAAGCATGCGCGAGTTGATACAttg GATCGTGGTTGACATCCCTGGAGGAACAAACCCAAAGCGAG GGAAGGAGATTCTGCCATACATAGGGCCAAAACCACCTGTGGGGATTCATCGATTTATTTTGGTTCTGTTTAAGCAGAAGGGACCAATGGGACTGGTGGAACAACCAACAAGTCGAGTGAGTTTCAACACTCGTTATTTTGCAAGTCAATTGGACCTTGGCCTTCCAGTAGCTACGGTCTACTTCAACTCTCAGAAGGAACCTCAGGCTAAGAGGCGTTGA